The DNA window CAGGTAACTGGGGCTAAGTCGTAACAAGGTAGCCGTACCGGAAGGTGCGGCTGGATCACCTCCTTTCTGGAGCAATCCGACTCGGAGTTGCCCGTAGGCTTACCCGCTCGGCTTATCAAGCTGTCTTTTCCTTCATTCAGATTTACAGAAGCAGTGCGGGCAACCCACTGCTTCTACATTGACCTCATCGGAGGTCAGATGTTCTTTGACGTAAGGTAACAAGAGAGAAAACAAAGTATACTTGATTGCTTGCTTTCGAGCGAGTGGTCAGGAGTCGCTTCCTTCCTTCGGGAAGGGAGCACACCAGAAGTAGATAAGGGCACACGGGGGATGCCTAGGCTCTCAGAGGCGACGAAGGACGCGATAAGCTGCGATAAGGCGTGGGGAAGGGCACATACCTGGTGATCCACGCATTTCCGAATGGGGCAACCCCTCTAGTTGAAGACTAGAGACCACCTTCCTTGTGAAGGATGGGGCAAACGCAGGGAACTGAAACATCTAAGTACCTGCAGGAACAGAAAATAACAATGATTCCCCAAGTAGTGGCGAGCGAACGGGGACAAGCCCAAACCGGGTTGGTTACGGCCAGCGCGGGGTTGTAGGACCTCAACATCTGATTATTTGATCTTAGCTGAATGACGTGGGAAAGTCAACCAGAGACGGTGAGAGTCCGGTAAGCGAACTGATCAAGTACGGTAGAGGATTCCTGAGTAAGGCGGGACCAGCGAAATCCCGTCTGAATCCGGCGGTACCATCCGCCAAGGCTACATACTCCTGAGAGACCGATAGTGAACTAGTACCGTGAGGGAAAGGTGAAAAGAACCGGGAATACCGGAGTGAAAAGAACCTGAAACCGTGTGCTTACAAGCGGTCAGAGGCCTTACGTGGGCTGATGGCGTGCCTTTTGCATAATGAGCCTACGAGTTACTCCTCTCTGGCAAGGTTAAAAGTCTGAAGACTTGGAGCCGCAGCGAAAGCGAGTCTGAATAGGGCGCAGAGTCAGGGGGGGTAGACGCGAAACTTTGTGATCTACCCATGAGCAGGCTGAAGGTTGGGTAACACCACCTGGAGGGCCGAACCAGTTTCCGTTGAAAAGGATTTGGATGACTTGTGGGTAGGGGTGAAAGGCCAATCAAACTGAGAAATAGCTCGTACTCCCCGAAATGTATTTAGGTACAGCGTCGGCGTTGAGTTACGTGGAGGTAGAGCTACCAATAGGACTAGGGGGTGTCACAGCCTACCGAATCCTGATGAACTCCGAATGCCACGTAATATAGCCGGCAGTGAGGCTTGGGGTGCTAAGGTCCCAGGCCGAGAGGGAAAGAACCCAGACCATCCGCTAAGGTCCCTAAATTCGGACTAAGTTGAACAAAGGAGGTCCACTTGCTTTGACAGCCAGGAGGTTGGCTTGGAAGCAGCCATTCCTTTAAAGAGTGCGTAACAGCTCACTGGTCGAGCGAGAGGGCATCGATAATACGCGGGCATCAAGTCCGGTACCGAAGCGATGGATTTAGTCTTTAGACTAAGTGGTAGGGGAGCATTCTCGTCAGCGGTGAAGGTGACCTGTCAGGGTTGCTGGAGCGGCGAGAAAAGCAAATGTAGGCATGAGTAACGATAAAGGGGGTGAGAAACCCCCTCCCCGATAGACTAAGGTTTCCTGCTCAACGCTAATCGGAGCAGGGTTAGTCGGGACCTAAGGCTAGGCCGAGAGGCTACGTCGATGGACAGCGGGTTGATATTCCCGCACTTATTCTTTGGAGTGATGCAGTGACGCAGGAGTGAAAGTACCGCGAGCGGACGGAAGTGCTCGTTAAAGGGCGTAGGTATTGGTTGAGTAGTTAAGTACGCTCGACTAGCTGAAACCTGATAGTACCTGGCGGCTTCGGCCAACGGGATAGTGTACCTAATCAGACTGTCAAGAAAACCTGCTAAGCGTTTACTGAAGAATAACCCGTACCGCAAACCGACACAGGTAGTCAAGGAGAGCATCCTGAGGGGCTCGAGTGAATCACCGCTAAGGAACTCGGCAAAATGGTCCTGTAACTTCGGGAGAAGGGACGCTTCCTCCTAGCAATAGGAGAAGCCGCAGTGAAAAGGCCCAGGCGACTGTTTAACAAAAACACATGACTTTGCGAACGCGCAAGCGGAAGTATAAGGTCTGACACCTGCCCGGTGCCGGAAGGTTAAGAGGGGAACTTAGTCGCAAGGCGAAGGTTTGAATCGAAGCCCCGGTAAACGGCGGCCGTAACTATAACGGTCCTAAGGTAGCGAAATTCCTTGTCGGGTAAGTTCCGACCTGCACGAATGGTGTAACGATCTGGGCGCTGTCTCAGCGGTGAGCTCGGTGAAATTGTAGTCTCGGTGAAGATGCCGAGTACCCGCCACGGGACGGAAAGACCCCGTGCACCTTTACTATAGGTTGACATTGACGCTGGACAACACATGTGTAGCATAGGTGGGAGACGTTGAGCCAGGGCCGCTAGGTCTTGGGGAGTCGCCGTTGAAATACCACCCTTGTGTTGTTTGGTGCCTAATCTGGAATACGGAAACAGTGTCTGCTGGGTAGTTTGACTGGGGTGGTCGCCTCCAAAAGCGTATCGGAGGCTTTCAAAGGTCCGCTCAGTCCGCTTGGTAACCGGACGTAGAGCGCAATAGCAGAAGCGGGCTTGACTGTGAGGCCCACAAGCCGAGCAGGGTCGAAAGACGGATATAGTGATCCGGTGGTTCCGCATGGAAGGGCCATCGCTCAAAGGATAAAAGGTACGCCGGGGATAACAGGCTGATCTCCCCCAAGAGCTCATATCGACGGGGAGGTTTGGCACCTCGATGTCGGCTCGTCACGTCCTGGGGCTGGAGAAGGTCCCAAGGGTTCGGCTGTTCGCCGATTAAAGTGGCACGCGAGCTGGGTTCAGAACGTCGTGAGACAGTTCGGTCCCTATCTGTGGTGGGCGTTGGAGATTTGACAGGACCTGACTTTAGTACGAGAGGACCGAGTTGGACGAGCCGCTCGTGTACCGGTTGTGGCGCCAGCTGCAGCGCCGGGTAGCGACGCTCGGATGAGATAAGCGCTGAAAGCATCTAAGTGCGAAACTCACCTGAAGATGAGATCTCCGATATAGGAAGAGTCGTGGGAGATGACCACGTGGATAGGCGGGAAGTGTAGAGGCCGGAATGCCACAGCTGACCCGTACTAATGACTCGAACGCTTCTAGCAGTACAGACTCCTTACATGGGGTACTTTTTTTCTCTCTTGTCCTTGTGTCAATGATATAGGCCGGTTGTCGAGTTTCGTAAGGGACGACCGGTTGCCAGTAATGGTGGCTTTAGCCCGGGTGTTCACCTCTTCCCATTCCGAACAGAGTCGTTAAGCCCCGGAGCGCCTATGGTACTGCCTTCATCGGTGGGAGAGTCGGTCGCCGCCAACCTTACTTAGTAGAGTGCTTGTCCGCCCCTCCGGCCCCTGCCGTCGAGGGGCGGTTTGCGTTTTACCCTTGCGTGGTAAATATTTATTGTATTGTTGGTATACCTTCAATTCACGTTAAGGACTATATTCGTTTACTCAAAGCTCTAACACACTATTACAGAAGTTAATACTATAAGTTGTATTCGTGGATGACGAAAACCGAGTTCGAGAATTACTCTAGCTTACGAGACATGAACGTGAAGTATAACCAGTATTCTGCTCTGTTCTATTTGCCTCATGTCAGGCAGAAAATAGAGAATGCTTTTTGGGATTGGCAACAATTCAATGTCAGACCGACTTACGACAGCGTTCCAATAATGAGCTATGATTCTAAGTTTCTGACAGTTACGGGATTCTTTAGAAAAACAACCATAAGTAATTTTGCGGATGCTAAACAACCGTTTCGTCCTGAACAACGATATAGGCGCCGTTGACGTCTGCCGACTCAGACAAGAAAAAAGTACGTTGCCCTAACTACATGGTTAGGGCAACGTGCTTTTTTCTTGTTTGAGTCAGCAGGCTTTATTTTATATCGGTTAGTTCTACATCAAAGCGTAGAGGAGTATCCGGAGGAATAGTGTTCTGTGCACCAGTTGGACCGTAAGCTAAAGCTGAAGGAATTAATAGAATAGCTTTTTGCCCTTTGTGCATCAATCCAATGCCTTCATCCCAACCGGCAATGACTTGGCCTCTGCCTAAAAAGAAAGTGAATGGGGCAATCTTCCCATCAGTGCCTGGTTTTGATTGGTCGAATATGCGGTTATTTAGAAAAGTGCCTTTGTATATAACAGACGCTTGCTGACCAGGCTGTGGTATAGCACCAGTACCGGCTTTCTTGGTGACGATATACAAACCTGATGGTTGCCGCTGCACATTGGTGAAGCTACTATCGGCTATATACTTAGTGATTGCCAAAGAATCGGTTGTTCGTACTTGCTTTTGACGCAACAAAGCTTGCGCATTGAGTTCATCGATATCGATGTCGTTGCCATTGCAAGCAGCGAAAAGCAAGGGAGCCGCAAACACGGCTAATCCGTAAGCCAAGACACGGCTAAGGCGTAGAAAGGGAATTTGATGTGTAGACATTGGGAGCGACAAAAGAGCGTTGTAAAATGCTTATCTAAAACAGTTTGCAGATGAATGCAGGAGCACAGATCAGGCCAAGACTTGGGCTAATAAAAATTAATTATTTACAGTATAGTTTTCCTTTAAGCAGTATTGATAGAATTGACTCTTAGAAATGAGCGATGCTTCAGCTGTACAGGCAAAGTAACGATTATCATTAAAATTAGTACTAATATAACATATTTGCACTTTTCAGTATCCGGCTTATATACGTTTAAAGGTTAACCTTTTGTTTTATTATATTGAATATTTAAATTTTTATTTGTTATCTGTGGACCAATAGTTGTATACATATGCAGAATTAATCATAGTTTGTACCAGAGAGGACAGCTTCAGCTTGCTTGTTTTTCCAATGGGTACCATGTATATCCAGTACTTTCCTAACGATTCGATGGAATAGGGGAAATATATTCTCTGCTTCAACTTGTTTCTAGCCGTCCTAGATTGCCTACTTCTCTTTCTAACCCACTCATCATGACAACTCGTAGATCGTTCTTAACCTCTGCTGCACTGCTCTCGACAGGCTTGCTGATTTCACCCTCATTGCTAGCCTATAATAAACGCTATGTGGGTCTACAACTTTACACCGTGCGTGAGGCCATGGAAAAAGATCCAGCAGGAACCTTGGCTAGGTTAGCAAAGATAGGGTATAACTCGGTGGAAGGGGCTACCTATACTGGCTCCCAGAAATTCTATGGGATGACGCCTAAAGCCTTTGCTGCTCTACTTAAGCAAAATGGGTTAATCATGCCAAGCAGCCATTATCGGCTAGGTGAAGAGCAAATGAAAGGGGCACCGGTACAGGGAACAATGCTACATGGATGGGACCAAGCTGTAGACGATGCTGCTGCTGCCGGTGTGAAATACATGGTGTGTTCTTACCTGTCGGAAGCGGAGCGTGGGAATCTAGACCACTATAAGTATGTAGCCGAGCAGCTAAATAAGGCCGGAGAACGGTGCAAAAAAGCAGGCATACAGCTTTGCTATCACAACCACGATTTCGAGTTTAAAGCGCAGGACGGGCAGTTGCCATTCAATCTGCTGCTTACTGGAACTGATAAGCAGTTAGTGAAAATGGAACTTGATCTGTATTGGGTGAGCAAAGCCGGCCAGGATCCACTCGCTCTATTTAAGCAGCATCCTGGCCGTTTCCCGCTTTGGCATGTGAAAGACATGGACAAGACGCCTCAACAAGCGTTTACGGAGGTTGGCAACGGCAGCATTGACTTCAAAAAAATATTTGCGCAAGCTGATTTGGCAGGCTTACAATACTTCTTTGTAGAACAAGATGCTACTCCTGGTTCGCCTTTCGATAGCGTCACCAAGAGCATTACATACATCAAGAAGAATTTGGTGTAATCTTACTTTTTCAGCAGCTTATTGGGCTACTACTGGGAGCTCTCGTATCCAGATGTTACGGAAGCTTAGTGGTTCGCTTTTATCGCCGTGCGATTGAAGCTTGATTGGCGCCGCTCCGTGATTTTGGTAAGTAGGTTTGCCGATGTACACTGTAGGTCCTAGTAGACTTACATTATTTTGAACGAGCACACCGTTGAAGAGGACAGTTACTCGGGCAGGAGTTTGGACGGCGCCACCAGCAGCAAAGGTAGGTGCCGTCCAAATTACGTCGTAGGTCTGCCATTCACCGGGCTTGCGTGTAGGGTTTGCTAGCGGGATTATTTGCTTGTAAATACTGCCCGCCATGCCGTTGACGTAGGTCTTATTGTTGTAGGAGTCTAGGATTTGGAGCTCGTAGCCTGCGTCACCTTTGCCTATAGAGGCTAAAAATAAGCCGCTGTTCCCACGAGCTTGCCCTGTACCGCTAATGTTAGCAGGTACACGCCATTCCAAGTGCAATTGGTAGTTGGTGAAAGAACGCTTAGTTTCGATGTTGCCTGCCGTCTTATTCACCGTCATTATGCCACCAGCCACTGTCCACTTAGCAGGGGCATTTCGGTCGTCGGTAGACACCCATTGATCGAGGTTTTTGCCATCGAAAAGGATGAGCGCATCAGAAGGAGCCGCGGTGCTGCTAACACCGGGAGCTACCACTTTTGGTACAGGTTCCCAAACTTCAGTGTCTTCCGGCTTGCCAGCTTGCTGGGCTTTCAATGTTTGAGCACCGCTGATGAGCAATGCGGCAGCAACAAGGAGAGATACTTTCATGTGAAAAGCAGTTGGAACGGGTGGGTTTTTTAAGACAGGGTAAGCTGTAGGCGCAGGAATACCAAATCAAAAGACACAGATTAGACTGCTTGCACGCACTGAGTGCAAGTCCTACCAAGCAGACTTAGTGGTGGTACTGATATAGCTGCCTTTTACCAATGTTGCATTTTGGCAAAAGAGCAGCTATTCAGGACTTAAGACAGCAGGTTCTTTTTGATATAGGCAGCACTTTGGCTGATGCTTTGGAAGGCGTCTATGGCAAAGTATTCCTGCTCCATGAATATGTGCTTCAGCCCGGAAGACGAAGGGCTCTGGAATATCTTTTTGAAGTCAATAGTACCTGCGCCTACTTCGGTGTTGTGCTCGGGCTGCGCTTTGTCCATGTCTTTGACATGCCACATAGAGAAACGCTTAGGATTCGATGCCATCAGCTTGACAGGGTCGAGGCCTGCGCGCACCACCCAATATAAATCAAGCTCGAAATCTACTAACGCCGGGTCTGTTTCCTTGAGCAATACATCGAACAGCGTGACGCCGCCTATTGCTTTGTATTCGAAATCGTGATTGTGATAGGCTACACGCAGGCCCGCAGCCTTGCATAGCTGGCCCGCTTTGTTGACCTTCTCGGCAATGGCTTTAAAGTCGGCTACCGACGTGCGAAGCTTGTCGTCGAGGTGAGGAACCACTATGTACTTCTGGCCGCAAATTTTGGCAGCTTCGATATAGGAGTTCAGCGCTTCCGGGTTGCCATCCCGCACGAAACCATTCATTTCGTAGTGCCCGCTGGAAGTAGTTAGGCCGTTAGCGGTTAAGACAGCCTTGAATTCAGATGGACTCAAGCCCCAAAATCCGTTTTCTTTGCTATAGCCATAGGTTTCCACTTCCTGATAGCCAGCCTTGGCTACTTTAGCTAGTACGCCCTTTACGTCCTTGCCAATGTAGTCGCGCAAGGTATACAGCTGCAGGCCAAGTTTCAGGGAAGATGGGGCTGCCAGCAAACTGCTAGGTGCTACCAAGGAAACTGCTGACAGTAAGCCAGCTTGCTTAAGGAAGGATCTTCTTTTCATCATAACTTGGAAAGAAAAGGAAATGGGCGGAAAGAGTAGTTTGGCTTTCTAAACGTCACATAACTGAACAGCTTTCCTTAGAGAAGCTAGCTTGTCGGCTTGCTTAGGAATAAATTCCTGCGCCACATAGCCTTTGAATCCAGTAGCCTTAATGGCCCGCATGATGGCGGGATAATAAAGCTCCTGCGTGTCGTCGATTTCATTGCGGCCCGGCACGCCAGCCGTATGATAATGGGCTATATAAGCGTGGTTGTCGGTAATGTTGCGAATCACATCACCCTCATCAATCTGCATATGGTAGATGTCGTAAAGCAGCTTGAAATTCTCCGAGCCTAGCTTTTTAGCAAGCGCAACTCCCCACGACGTACGGTCGCACTGATAGTCTTTGTGGTTGACTTTACTATTGAGCAGCTCCATCACCAGCACGACTTTGTGCTTGGCTGCTAGATCTACCAATGGTTTGAGACCTTTTACGCTGTTGTTTAGGCCGGTTTCGTCGTCCATACCCCGGCGGTTGCCACTGAAGCATATCAGATTCTTATATCCCGCTTTGGCCACTAGCGGAATCATCTCTGAATAGTTTTTCAGCAAGGCAGCGTGGTACTGCGGATCATTGAAGCCGTCCGTCAGATTTATTTCCGCGCCATTACACATAGGCGAGTCCAAACCGTACTTTTTCAGAGTGGGCCAATCTTTGGGCCCTACTAGATCGATACCTTTGATGCCCATTCCCTTGGCAGCCGCACATAGCTGCTCGAGCGGCATGTCGTTGAAACACCACCGGCACACCGAATGATTGATATTGTTCTTTAGGTCGGGAGCTTCCGCAGGTTGGGTTTTGGGCATAAGCGCACTTAATCCGCCCGTGGTTCCGGCTACGGCCGTACTGGCCAGGATGTTCTTGAGCACCGTGCGGCGGTTAGGGAGCGGGGCCATAGCGAATTTACAGTAGGGTTGTTCAACTTGTAGGACAGGCTACTTGCCCGTGGTCACTGCCTATTTCAGGCTCAGAATATACTTGGCCATCTCCTTGGCA is part of the Hymenobacter volaticus genome and encodes:
- a CDS encoding FKBP-type peptidyl-prolyl cis-trans isomerase encodes the protein MSTHQIPFLRLSRVLAYGLAVFAAPLLFAACNGNDIDIDELNAQALLRQKQVRTTDSLAITKYIADSSFTNVQRQPSGLYIVTKKAGTGAIPQPGQQASVIYKGTFLNNRIFDQSKPGTDGKIAPFTFFLGRGQVIAGWDEGIGLMHKGQKAILLIPSALAYGPTGAQNTIPPDTPLRFDVELTDIK
- a CDS encoding sugar phosphate isomerase/epimerase family protein; translation: MTTRRSFLTSAALLSTGLLISPSLLAYNKRYVGLQLYTVREAMEKDPAGTLARLAKIGYNSVEGATYTGSQKFYGMTPKAFAALLKQNGLIMPSSHYRLGEEQMKGAPVQGTMLHGWDQAVDDAAAAGVKYMVCSYLSEAERGNLDHYKYVAEQLNKAGERCKKAGIQLCYHNHDFEFKAQDGQLPFNLLLTGTDKQLVKMELDLYWVSKAGQDPLALFKQHPGRFPLWHVKDMDKTPQQAFTEVGNGSIDFKKIFAQADLAGLQYFFVEQDATPGSPFDSVTKSITYIKKNLV
- a CDS encoding 3-keto-disaccharide hydrolase, translating into MKVSLLVAAALLISGAQTLKAQQAGKPEDTEVWEPVPKVVAPGVSSTAAPSDALILFDGKNLDQWVSTDDRNAPAKWTVAGGIMTVNKTAGNIETKRSFTNYQLHLEWRVPANISGTGQARGNSGLFLASIGKGDAGYELQILDSYNNKTYVNGMAGSIYKQIIPLANPTRKPGEWQTYDVIWTAPTFAAGGAVQTPARVTVLFNGVLVQNNVSLLGPTVYIGKPTYQNHGAAPIKLQSHGDKSEPLSFRNIWIRELPVVAQ
- a CDS encoding sugar phosphate isomerase/epimerase family protein; translation: MMKRRSFLKQAGLLSAVSLVAPSSLLAAPSSLKLGLQLYTLRDYIGKDVKGVLAKVAKAGYQEVETYGYSKENGFWGLSPSEFKAVLTANGLTTSSGHYEMNGFVRDGNPEALNSYIEAAKICGQKYIVVPHLDDKLRTSVADFKAIAEKVNKAGQLCKAAGLRVAYHNHDFEYKAIGGVTLFDVLLKETDPALVDFELDLYWVVRAGLDPVKLMASNPKRFSMWHVKDMDKAQPEHNTEVGAGTIDFKKIFQSPSSSGLKHIFMEQEYFAIDAFQSISQSAAYIKKNLLS
- a CDS encoding hydroxypyruvate isomerase family protein, with the translated sequence MAPLPNRRTVLKNILASTAVAGTTGGLSALMPKTQPAEAPDLKNNINHSVCRWCFNDMPLEQLCAAAKGMGIKGIDLVGPKDWPTLKKYGLDSPMCNGAEINLTDGFNDPQYHAALLKNYSEMIPLVAKAGYKNLICFSGNRRGMDDETGLNNSVKGLKPLVDLAAKHKVVLVMELLNSKVNHKDYQCDRTSWGVALAKKLGSENFKLLYDIYHMQIDEGDVIRNITDNHAYIAHYHTAGVPGRNEIDDTQELYYPAIMRAIKATGFKGYVAQEFIPKQADKLASLRKAVQLCDV